One region of Streptomyces leeuwenhoekii genomic DNA includes:
- a CDS encoding type IV secretory system conjugative DNA transfer family protein, giving the protein MRRDDHHREQGGIPDGLLLGILAFLLGMTLLAWTATGLAGLFAHGSWPRGVTFARTPLAMRHLVAQPHDLPGAWPDAPASQLSGYGLFWGLFIGQLMVLLVLTVFVMGTLARWRAVRLRRRTEQATPAPGPARGPESAVPAPTALQGQPPAPQAPPAPSPAARQEIPAPAPPEFPTPRTAPERPQPLAATAPGAPPPTPSFGGEQPGRWERVFLGTRESRRATAGQAVLDAAGPALVVTSDPALWQATKDARAKLGPVLLYDPTHLCDTPARLHWAPTTGCEDRPTATARAAALLTPVRPTARLDQAVGDTAEVLLRSYLHAAAVDGRTIRHVHRWAQGTQIQDAVRVLRTNPKAAPGAAGELEAALTAHPERREMAQQLTTRALSALFTVNVRESCTAHRTDALALGSFVHEGGTLYVVGESIEDPRTDPGAMPLLTALVASVVEHGRRMAERSSSGRLDPPLTLVLEDVAAVAPLSHLPELLATGADRGLPTLALLRSREQGRARWPDAELPV; this is encoded by the coding sequence ATGAGACGGGACGACCACCACCGCGAGCAGGGCGGCATCCCCGACGGGCTGCTCCTCGGCATCCTCGCCTTCCTGCTCGGCATGACGCTGCTGGCGTGGACGGCGACCGGCCTGGCCGGGCTGTTCGCGCACGGCTCCTGGCCCCGGGGCGTCACCTTCGCCCGCACCCCCCTGGCCATGCGCCACCTCGTCGCCCAGCCCCATGACCTCCCCGGCGCCTGGCCCGACGCCCCGGCCTCCCAGCTCTCCGGGTACGGCCTGTTCTGGGGCCTGTTCATCGGCCAGCTCATGGTGCTGCTGGTGCTCACGGTGTTCGTGATGGGGACCCTGGCCCGCTGGCGCGCGGTACGGCTGCGACGGCGGACGGAGCAGGCCACGCCGGCCCCCGGACCGGCACGGGGCCCGGAGTCCGCCGTGCCCGCCCCCACGGCGCTCCAGGGGCAGCCGCCCGCCCCCCAGGCCCCGCCCGCGCCGTCCCCGGCGGCCCGCCAGGAGATCCCGGCCCCGGCGCCCCCCGAGTTCCCCACCCCGCGGACGGCCCCCGAGCGCCCCCAGCCCCTCGCCGCCACGGCGCCCGGGGCACCGCCGCCCACCCCGTCCTTCGGCGGCGAGCAGCCGGGCCGGTGGGAGCGGGTCTTCCTCGGCACGCGGGAGAGCCGCCGGGCCACCGCCGGGCAGGCCGTCCTGGACGCCGCGGGCCCCGCCCTCGTCGTCACCTCCGACCCCGCCCTCTGGCAGGCCACGAAGGACGCCCGCGCCAAGCTCGGCCCCGTCCTCCTCTACGACCCGACCCACCTGTGCGACACCCCGGCCCGCCTCCACTGGGCCCCCACGACCGGCTGCGAGGACCGGCCGACCGCCACCGCGCGGGCGGCGGCGCTCCTCACCCCGGTCCGGCCCACCGCCCGCCTCGACCAGGCGGTCGGCGACACCGCGGAAGTCCTGCTGCGCAGCTATCTCCACGCCGCCGCCGTCGACGGCCGCACCATCCGCCACGTCCACCGCTGGGCCCAGGGCACCCAGATCCAGGACGCCGTACGTGTCCTGCGTACGAACCCCAAGGCCGCCCCCGGTGCCGCGGGCGAGCTGGAAGCCGCCCTCACCGCGCATCCCGAACGCCGGGAGATGGCGCAGCAACTGACGACCCGTGCCCTGTCCGCCCTGTTCACCGTCAACGTCCGCGAGTCCTGCACCGCCCATCGAACAGATGCCCTTGCCTTGGGTTCCTTCGTCCACGAAGGGGGAACCCTTTATGTGGTGGGTGAATCCATCGAGGACCCCAGGACCGACCCGGGCGCGATGCCGCTGCTGACCGCCCTGGTAGCAAGCGTGGTCGAGCACGGCCGGCGCATGGCCGAACGGTCATCCTCCGGTCGGCTCGACCCACCACTGACGCTCGTCCTGGAGGACGTCGCCGCCGTGGCGCCCCTGTCCCACCTTCCGGAGCTGCTGGCCACCGGGGCGGACCGGGGCCTGCCGACCCTGGCCCTGCTGCGCTCCCGCGAACAGGGCCGCGCCCGCTGGCCGGACGCCGAGCTCCCGGTCTGA
- a CDS encoding GNAT family N-acetyltransferase, translating into MSAPVSGDWVIRAVRADEWAAVRALRLAALRDPVARIAFLESYEAAADRPESFWRERAAGAAEGAAGARQVVAEVPGGAWAGTLTVLIEEAGTTDWAGLPVERRQGHVVGVYVRPEWRGTGLTGALFDAGLAWAWRRGAERVRLIVHEDNGRAQGCYRKLGFVPSGVSVPMQGAPEERELEFELGRDRLAGPA; encoded by the coding sequence ATGAGTGCTCCCGTATCCGGTGACTGGGTGATCCGCGCCGTACGCGCCGACGAATGGGCCGCCGTCCGGGCGCTGCGGCTCGCGGCGCTGCGGGATCCCGTGGCGCGTATCGCCTTCCTGGAGAGCTACGAGGCGGCCGCGGACCGGCCGGAGTCCTTCTGGCGGGAGCGGGCGGCGGGAGCCGCGGAAGGGGCTGCCGGGGCGCGGCAGGTCGTCGCCGAGGTGCCCGGCGGCGCGTGGGCGGGGACGCTCACGGTGCTGATCGAGGAGGCGGGGACGACGGACTGGGCCGGACTTCCCGTCGAGCGGCGGCAAGGGCATGTCGTCGGTGTGTACGTACGGCCCGAGTGGCGGGGGACGGGGCTGACCGGGGCACTGTTCGACGCCGGTCTCGCGTGGGCGTGGCGGCGCGGTGCGGAGCGGGTGCGGCTGATCGTGCACGAGGACAACGGCCGGGCCCAGGGCTGCTACCGGAAGCTGGGGTTCGTGCCGAGCGGGGTGAGCGTGCCCATGCAGGGCGCGCCGGAGGAGAGGGAGCTGGAGTTCGAGCTGGGGCGGGACCGGCTCGCGGGTCCGGCGTAG
- a CDS encoding ATP-binding protein: MRDPLSVITDAFTSFLFGKVETTRLPVRTSTGQAQAVYLPTAAPGLGDSGVIIGREVYSGKGYIYDPFQLYGQQLPAPHWLVLGESGNGKSALEKTYVLRQLRFRDRQVVVLDAQGEDGVGEWNLIAQELGITPIRLDPMAALDHGIRLNPLDPAITTTGQLALLRTIIEVAMGHGLDERSGFALKVAHAYVNETIVERQPVLSDIVEQLRHPEPESAESMNVAIDDVRAWGLDVALVLDRLVDGDLRGMFDGPTTVGIDLDAPLIVFDLSHIDRNSIAMPILMAIVGVWLEHTWIRPDRKKRIFLVEEAWHIINSPFVAQLFQRLLKFGRRLGLSFVAVVHHLSDVVDGAAAKEAAAILKMASTRTIYAQKADEARATGRVLGLPRWAVEIIPTLTPGIAVWDVNGNVQVVKHLITETERPLVFTDRAMTESSADLADDALRAAEREAEERAAAFMEHHLGDSSESTVA; the protein is encoded by the coding sequence ATGCGGGACCCGCTGTCCGTCATCACCGACGCCTTCACGTCCTTCCTCTTCGGCAAGGTGGAGACGACCCGCCTGCCGGTGCGCACGTCCACGGGCCAGGCGCAGGCGGTGTACCTGCCGACCGCCGCGCCCGGCCTCGGCGACTCCGGCGTCATCATCGGCCGCGAGGTGTACTCCGGGAAGGGCTACATCTACGACCCGTTCCAGTTGTACGGCCAACAGCTCCCCGCCCCGCACTGGCTGGTCCTCGGCGAGTCCGGCAACGGCAAGTCGGCGCTGGAGAAGACCTACGTCCTGCGCCAGCTCCGCTTCCGCGACCGCCAGGTCGTCGTGCTCGACGCCCAGGGCGAGGACGGCGTCGGCGAGTGGAACCTGATCGCGCAGGAGCTGGGGATAACGCCGATCCGGCTGGACCCCATGGCCGCGCTCGACCACGGCATCCGCCTCAACCCGCTCGACCCGGCGATCACCACGACCGGCCAGCTCGCGCTGCTGCGCACCATCATCGAGGTGGCGATGGGCCACGGCCTCGACGAGCGCTCCGGCTTCGCGCTCAAGGTCGCGCACGCCTACGTCAACGAGACCATCGTCGAACGCCAGCCGGTCCTGTCCGACATCGTCGAGCAGCTACGGCACCCCGAGCCGGAGTCGGCCGAGTCGATGAACGTCGCCATAGACGACGTACGCGCCTGGGGCCTGGACGTGGCGCTGGTGCTGGACCGGCTGGTCGACGGTGACCTGCGCGGCATGTTCGACGGCCCCACCACGGTCGGCATCGACCTGGACGCGCCGCTCATCGTCTTCGACCTGTCCCACATCGACCGCAACTCCATCGCCATGCCCATCCTCATGGCGATCGTCGGCGTCTGGCTGGAGCACACCTGGATCCGCCCCGACCGGAAGAAGCGCATCTTCCTGGTCGAGGAGGCGTGGCACATCATCAACAGCCCCTTCGTCGCACAGTTGTTCCAGCGCCTGCTGAAGTTCGGGCGCCGGCTCGGCCTCTCCTTCGTCGCCGTCGTCCACCATCTGTCGGACGTCGTCGACGGGGCGGCGGCGAAGGAGGCCGCGGCGATCCTGAAGATGGCGTCGACAAGGACGATCTACGCCCAGAAGGCCGACGAGGCGCGGGCGACCGGCCGTGTGCTGGGCCTGCCCCGCTGGGCCGTGGAGATCATCCCGACCCTCACCCCCGGTATCGCGGTCTGGGACGTCAACGGCAACGTCCAGGTGGTCAAGCACCTGATCACCGAGACCGAACGCCCCCTCGTCTTCACCGACCGCGCCATGACCGAGTCCTCCGCCGACCTCGCGGACGACGCCCTGCGCGCCGCCGAGCGGGAGGCGGAGGAACGAGCGGCGGCCTTCATGGAGCACCACCTCGGGGACTCCTCCGAATCGACGGTGGCTTAG
- a CDS encoding histidine kinase, translating to MRSEFRTTEAGSTMGPVTEQRPAEPLTEHVHRLTRRLRAFDRRHPLLWDAHFTGFWVLAALVDYYGGGWRTTAHDLDVPGGLLLALSLGFSVPLLGRRSHPRAVLLVMAPVAFVNAWSGAALQASLLQLVVLYHVALRLPLRALWWAAPLLTAPVVVSAVRYGEGTWHQQVGSHLTSILVAALIGVTVRTRRSYTDALEDRARRLEIERDQQVLLAAAAERARIAREMHDIIGHNLSVITGLADGGRYAAAKSPQRAAQALDAIGTTSRQALSELRRLLDVLREEEKEEAALTPQPGLTDLDRLLAGVRDAGLPVRTTVHGRPALPPGRQLTVYRVVQEALTNTLKHAGPGATSEIDLSYGEGGAVTVVITDTGPGWPAPASSDGRGLPGMRERTALYGGTLEAGPRPYPERGWRVCLHLPEEAPQ from the coding sequence ATGCGCAGCGAGTTCCGCACGACCGAGGCAGGCTCCACCATGGGGCCCGTGACGGAACAACGGCCGGCCGAGCCCCTCACCGAACACGTCCACCGCCTCACCCGGCGGCTGCGCGCCTTCGACCGGCGCCACCCGCTGCTGTGGGACGCGCACTTCACCGGCTTCTGGGTCCTGGCCGCGCTCGTCGACTACTACGGCGGCGGCTGGCGCACCACCGCCCACGACCTGGACGTGCCGGGCGGGCTCCTCCTCGCCCTGAGCCTCGGCTTCTCCGTGCCTCTGCTCGGGCGGCGCAGCCACCCCCGGGCCGTCCTCCTGGTCATGGCACCGGTGGCCTTCGTCAACGCCTGGTCGGGCGCGGCCCTCCAGGCGTCACTGCTCCAGCTCGTCGTCCTGTACCACGTCGCCCTGCGCCTGCCCCTGCGCGCCCTGTGGTGGGCGGCGCCCCTGCTGACCGCGCCCGTGGTCGTGTCGGCGGTCCGGTACGGCGAAGGGACCTGGCACCAGCAGGTCGGCTCCCACCTGACGTCCATCTTGGTCGCGGCCCTCATCGGGGTCACGGTCCGCACCCGCCGCTCCTACACGGACGCCCTGGAGGACCGCGCCCGCCGCCTGGAGATCGAACGGGACCAGCAGGTCCTGCTCGCCGCGGCGGCCGAGCGCGCCCGCATCGCCCGGGAGATGCACGACATCATCGGCCACAACCTCTCCGTCATCACCGGCCTCGCCGACGGCGGACGGTACGCCGCCGCCAAGTCGCCCCAGCGCGCGGCGCAGGCGCTCGACGCGATCGGCACCACCAGCCGCCAGGCGCTCAGCGAACTACGCCGCCTCCTGGACGTGCTGCGCGAGGAGGAGAAGGAAGAGGCGGCACTGACCCCGCAGCCCGGCCTCACCGACCTCGACCGGCTTCTCGCCGGTGTCCGCGACGCCGGCCTGCCGGTCCGCACGACCGTCCACGGCCGCCCGGCCCTCCCCCCGGGCCGGCAGCTCACCGTGTACCGCGTCGTCCAGGAAGCCCTGACCAACACCCTCAAGCACGCGGGCCCCGGAGCGACGTCCGAGATCGACCTGTCGTACGGCGAGGGCGGCGCCGTCACGGTTGTGATCACCGACACCGGCCCCGGCTGGCCGGCACCCGCCTCGTCGGACGGCCGCGGCCTGCCCGGCATGCGCGAGCGGACCGCCTTGTACGGGGGGACGCTCGAGGCCGGTCCGCGCCCGTACCCGGAACGGGGCTGGCGTGTCTGTCTTCATCTCCCGGAGGAAGCCCCGCAGTGA
- a CDS encoding SCO6880 family protein, producing the protein MTTESHVSHPVTPRRTYLIGRARPNAIVGRNRETGEIALIVVGAFLGMMCGLLVPVLSLRIVLLMGFPMLALAAVYVPYKHRTFYKWFEINRSYKRILRRGATYRSSVMEAGTRLDGREIEIGPPPGIGRITWLSAPFGPDEIAVLLHADRKTVTAAIEIEGPGVGLRDSEDQEALVDRFGTLLKHVANGDGFVTRIQMLARTLPADPDAHAKDVAVRGDDRAPGWLQQSYDQLQSMVSTSSEQHRAYLVACMHYTRELAAEAHAMARAVRPQNGRKLDRDAGLAVVMARELTDICSRLQEADIRVRQPLGQGRLASLIHSMYDPDHPIDHIQAMTKRNAWPAELDATEPTFLQAKTRESSTRAPWCHATAWVKEWPMTPVGVNFLAPLLVHTPDVIRTVAVTMDLEPTEVAIERMLTEKTNDEAEASRAAKMNRTVDPRDIAAHTRLDQRGEDLASGAAGVNLVGYITVSSRSPEALARDKRTIRASAGKSYLKLEWCDREHHRAFVNTLPFATGIRR; encoded by the coding sequence TTGACGACCGAGTCCCACGTGTCCCATCCGGTCACGCCCCGCCGGACATACCTGATCGGCCGCGCCCGGCCGAACGCGATCGTCGGCCGCAACCGCGAGACCGGCGAGATCGCGCTGATCGTCGTGGGCGCGTTCCTCGGCATGATGTGCGGTCTGCTCGTCCCCGTGCTGTCCCTGCGCATCGTGCTGCTGATGGGCTTCCCGATGCTCGCGCTGGCCGCGGTCTACGTGCCGTACAAGCACCGCACGTTCTACAAGTGGTTCGAGATCAACCGCAGCTACAAGCGGATCCTGCGCCGGGGCGCCACCTACCGCTCCTCCGTCATGGAGGCCGGCACCCGGCTCGACGGCCGGGAGATCGAGATCGGCCCGCCGCCCGGCATCGGCCGCATCACCTGGCTGTCCGCTCCCTTCGGGCCCGACGAGATCGCCGTGCTCCTGCACGCCGACCGCAAGACCGTCACCGCCGCCATCGAGATCGAGGGCCCCGGTGTCGGCCTGCGCGACTCCGAGGACCAGGAGGCCCTCGTCGACCGCTTCGGCACGCTGCTCAAGCACGTGGCCAACGGCGACGGCTTCGTCACCCGCATCCAGATGCTGGCCCGCACCCTGCCCGCCGACCCGGACGCGCACGCCAAGGACGTCGCCGTGCGCGGGGACGACAGGGCCCCGGGGTGGCTCCAGCAGTCGTACGACCAGTTGCAGTCGATGGTGTCCACCAGCAGCGAGCAGCACCGCGCCTACCTCGTCGCCTGTATGCACTACACCCGTGAGCTGGCCGCCGAGGCGCACGCGATGGCCCGCGCGGTCCGCCCGCAGAACGGGCGCAAGCTGGACCGGGACGCTGGCCTGGCGGTCGTGATGGCGCGCGAGCTGACCGACATCTGCTCCCGCCTCCAGGAGGCCGACATCCGCGTCCGGCAGCCGCTCGGCCAGGGCCGGCTCGCCTCGCTCATCCACTCCATGTACGACCCGGACCACCCGATCGACCACATCCAGGCGATGACCAAGCGCAACGCCTGGCCCGCCGAGCTGGACGCCACCGAGCCCACCTTCCTCCAGGCCAAGACCCGCGAGTCCTCCACCCGCGCGCCCTGGTGCCACGCCACCGCCTGGGTGAAGGAGTGGCCGATGACCCCGGTCGGCGTGAACTTCCTCGCGCCGCTCCTCGTCCACACCCCGGACGTCATCCGGACGGTCGCCGTGACCATGGACCTCGAACCCACCGAGGTCGCCATCGAACGCATGCTGACCGAGAAGACGAACGACGAGGCCGAGGCGTCCCGCGCCGCCAAGATGAACCGGACCGTCGACCCCCGCGACATCGCCGCCCACACCCGTCTCGACCAGCGCGGCGAGGACCTCGCCAGCGGCGCGGCCGGCGTCAACCTGGTCGGCTACATCACCGTCTCCTCCCGGTCCCCCGAGGCGCTGGCCCGCGACAAGCGGACGATAAGGGCCTCGGCCGGCAAGTCGTACCTGAAGCTGGAGTGGTGCGACCGTGAGCACCACCGCGCCTTCGTGAACACCCTCCCGTTCGCCACCGGAATCCGAAGGTAG